A genomic stretch from Hymenobacter psoromatis includes:
- a CDS encoding proline--tRNA ligase (catalyzes the formation of prolyl-tRNA(Pro) from proline and tRNA(Pro)) has translation MSKKLPTRQEDYSAWYNELVKRAGLAENSAVRGCMVIKPYGYAIWEKMQRQLDDMFKRTGHENAYFPLFVPKSLFEAEEKNAEGFAKECAVVTHYRLQSDPDRPGKLRVDPNAKLEEELIVRPTSEAIIWSTYKNWVQSYRDLPLLINQWANVVRWEMRTRLFLRTAEFLWQEGHTAHATATEAVAETRQMLDVYAEFAEEHIALPVIKGVKTPSERFAGAEDTYCIEALMQDGKALQAGTSHFLGQNFAKAFDVQFANKEGGLEYVWGTSWGVSTRLMGALIMAHSDDDGLVLPPRLAPIQVVIVPIYKTGEMEALLERIRPIQQGLIARGISVKVDSRDTERPGAKFAEWELKGVPVRLAIGARDLDAGTVEAARRDTKQKLQLPLADVVDSVDKLLNDIQLNIYNKARDYRDSHTTRVETYDEFKEILDTKGGFVVAHYDGTSETEERIKEETKATVRCLPLNEADEDGVCIVTGRPSQRRAWFARAY, from the coding sequence ATGAGCAAAAAGTTGCCTACCCGCCAGGAAGATTATTCGGCCTGGTATAACGAGCTGGTCAAGCGTGCCGGCCTCGCCGAAAACTCCGCCGTGCGCGGCTGCATGGTCATTAAGCCCTATGGCTACGCCATTTGGGAGAAGATGCAGCGCCAGCTCGACGACATGTTTAAGCGCACCGGGCACGAGAATGCCTACTTCCCGCTGTTCGTGCCCAAGAGCCTGTTTGAGGCCGAAGAAAAAAATGCCGAAGGCTTCGCCAAAGAGTGCGCCGTGGTAACCCACTACCGCCTCCAAAGCGACCCCGACCGCCCCGGCAAGCTGCGCGTGGACCCCAACGCCAAGCTCGAAGAAGAGCTGATAGTGCGCCCCACTTCGGAGGCCATTATCTGGAGCACCTATAAAAATTGGGTGCAGAGCTACCGCGACCTGCCGCTGCTCATCAACCAGTGGGCCAACGTGGTACGCTGGGAAATGCGCACGCGTCTGTTTCTGCGCACGGCCGAGTTTTTGTGGCAGGAAGGCCACACCGCCCACGCCACCGCCACCGAGGCCGTGGCCGAAACCCGCCAGATGCTCGACGTATATGCCGAGTTTGCCGAAGAGCACATTGCCTTGCCCGTCATCAAAGGCGTGAAGACGCCCAGCGAGCGCTTCGCCGGGGCCGAGGACACTTATTGCATCGAGGCGCTGATGCAGGATGGCAAGGCGCTGCAAGCTGGCACCAGCCACTTTTTGGGTCAGAATTTCGCCAAGGCTTTCGACGTGCAGTTTGCCAACAAAGAGGGCGGACTGGAGTACGTGTGGGGCACGAGCTGGGGCGTGAGCACCCGCCTGATGGGCGCGCTCATCATGGCCCACTCCGACGACGACGGCCTGGTGCTACCCCCCCGCCTGGCACCCATTCAGGTGGTCATTGTTCCGATATATAAAACCGGCGAGATGGAGGCCCTTCTGGAGCGTATCCGGCCCATTCAGCAGGGGCTGATTGCGCGCGGGATTTCGGTGAAAGTGGACAGCCGCGACACCGAGCGCCCCGGTGCCAAATTTGCTGAGTGGGAATTGAAAGGCGTGCCCGTGCGCCTGGCCATCGGTGCCCGCGACCTCGACGCCGGCACCGTTGAAGCCGCCCGCCGCGACACCAAGCAAAAGCTCCAGCTGCCCCTGGCCGACGTAGTGGACAGCGTAGATAAGCTGCTGAACGACATTCAGCTCAACATCTACAACAAGGCCCGCGATTACCGCGACAGCCACACCACCCGCGTCGAAACCTACGACGAGTTCAAGGAAATACTCGACACGAAAGGCGGCTTCGTCGTGGCCCACTACGACGGCACCTCCGAAACGGAAGAGCGCATCAAGGAAGAAACCAAAGCCACCGTGCGCTGCCTACCCCTCAACGAAGCCGACGAGGACGGCGTGTGCATCGTGACCGGCCGGCCCAGCCAGCGCCGGGCGTGGTTTGCGCGGGCCTATTAG
- a CDS encoding two-component system response regulator → MKKTLLIVDDEPAIRLVLQHYFSQDFNIILKSNGLEAIEWLQAGNSPDVIVADYNMPIMDGLAFVQQVRASGLHRDTNLIVLSGKDDTNTKIECLRSGADDYLAKPFNPEELSLRIHKMLNRIRIWN, encoded by the coding sequence ATGAAAAAGACACTTCTGATTGTAGACGACGAGCCTGCCATCCGCTTGGTACTACAACACTATTTTAGCCAGGATTTCAATATTATCCTGAAATCCAACGGCTTAGAGGCCATAGAATGGCTGCAAGCTGGCAATAGCCCGGATGTAATAGTAGCGGACTATAACATGCCCATTATGGATGGCCTTGCTTTTGTACAACAAGTAAGGGCCAGTGGGCTGCACCGCGACACAAATCTTATCGTGTTATCGGGCAAAGATGACACTAATACTAAGATTGAGTGCCTGCGCTCAGGGGCCGATGACTATTTGGCCAAGCCATTTAATCCCGAAGAGCTAAGCCTACGCATTCACAAAATGTTAAATCGCATTCGTATATGGAATTAA